The window ACATTGACAACCTCCCCCCCCTCGTCCTCCTTGCTCTGGAaagaattaaaccaaaaaaattgttcTGTTTTAAATGGCGAGCAGGAAACTTGTTCGAGACTTGGTCCTCTCAAGACAGCCCATGTTTCTTCACTTGATATCCAAGCAGGTTATTTTCCAAAGaaagcctctctctctctctccccctttcTTTGTCTTTCTGTATTGGGGTTGTGACtgtatgttttgtttttggcgTTGCAGGTTCCAAGCAATAGATTACAGGTGTTATCAAATTACGGGTGCCCGTATTCCGGCTACCGTCGATTTAGCGTCTTCAATGAGTTTTCCAAGAAAGTTAAAGGAGAAGCTCAAATGTATTTATGgtcccttttttttgttagttgtgGAGttgtaataatttatttatacatttGTCGTTGATATTGGGTGCAGAAATCTAGAATTTAAACAGTCTGTGAAAGAACTGAAGGAAAAAGCAGAGGAACTGAAAGGGGTGAAAGAAGAGCTCAAAGTAAGGTAAGGTGTGTCTTGAGAATAAATAGCAGGTTCATGGTTTGTGTAATTTGTTAGCTTTAATTAGTAGTTAATAGGCTGAGACATACCGTTGTATGTCAAGGAAGAGCCTGAGATGATGAAATGGCGAATGCAGAACAAAGCAGACAACTGAGAAGCTGTACAAGCATGTGGATTGCGTTTGGACTGAAGCTGAAGCTACTGCGAAAAAGGTGTGTGATTCATATCATTGATCTTCAGATGTTGTTGACCGTAGAAGTATCTTTTGCTTGGAACATTCCATTTCTGTGAATAGATTGTTCATATTTTGcaagattaattttttctttccattcagAGAGTTTCAAAGTCTTTTTTGCTTTCTGTTCAGAGAGTTTTGAAACTGACCTATTAATCAGATAGGCGGACAGTGGGGTTGGTTTCGAAGTCTCGGAATTGGAGAATCTAGGATTATTGAGTTTGTAATAATAACACGTGTTAGTTGGATATAATTTACTATTAgcatttgtttgttgtttttaggTTTCTGCCaatgttaaagaaaaagttTCAGCTGCCACAGAGGAGGTATGCTTACCTTTTAAATTATCAGCCTATTCTTTGGAGTGATGGCCGtgaagtaattatttttcacatcctGGGTGATTAGGTCAAAGAAACTTTTGGGATTGGGAAAGAAGAGTCATCTGAGTCTGCTGGCACGTCGGCTAAAGATGGTGTTGGTGCTGAAGAATGTAGAAAGGCCTTTCCTGGTGAAGAAGCAGACAAGCAAACTGGAACCAGTGATACAACAGAAACATTATTTGGAAAGTTTAAATCAAGAATTCCTTCCTCAAAAGTGTCTTCAGCCTTCCAGAAATTGAAAGAAGCAAGGGTCAGTGAAATGATGAAGAAAGGATATGATGTCGTGAAGGATGAGTTATATGGTAATACCAATACGAGAAAGCGCCTAGAACACACCCCTCCTCCTTCCTTCAGCGGTGAAATAAGTACAAAAACTGACATTGCTGTTCTACCCTCAAACCAGTCTCGATGGAGTAAAAAATGGGAGGCAATAAGAGAAAAGGTAATTTTTCTAGATATGCAtacacttttttaaattatactgTCTTGCTTCTTCACTGCGATGATAATGTTTTCTGATCTTTTAAACCCAGAT is drawn from Populus nigra chromosome 5, ddPopNigr1.1, whole genome shotgun sequence and contains these coding sequences:
- the LOC133693341 gene encoding mitochondrial import inner membrane translocase subunit TIM44-2-like isoform X1, with the protein product MASRKLVRDLVLSRQPMFLHLISKQVPSNRLQVLSNYGCPYSGYRRFSVFNEFSKKVKGEAQINLEFKQSVKELKEKAEELKGVKEELKVRTKQTTEKLYKHVDCVWTEAEATAKKVSANVKEKVSAATEEVKETFGIGKEESSESAGTSAKDGVGAEECRKAFPGEEADKQTGTSDTTETLFGKFKSRIPSSKVSSAFQKLKEARVSEMMKKGYDVVKDELYGNTNTRKRLEHTPPPSFSGEISTKTDIAVLPSNQSRWSKKWEAIREKMQGHPLFKHFAGLSEPVVTKSHEIAEDMRDRWETSDSPIVHKIQDVSDSIFQESDAAASIKEIRRRDPSFSLMDFVAEVQEAIRPVLNAYMKGDIETLKKYCTSEVTNRREAEHKAFEAHGIFFDNKILHISDVEVREIKMMGTSPLIIVAFQTQQVHCIRDRNGAITEGGQDTIHTVYYAWAMRQVDPEELGGGAIYPIWKLMEMQQLGVQSLI
- the LOC133693341 gene encoding mitochondrial import inner membrane translocase subunit TIM44-2-like isoform X2 encodes the protein MASRKLVRDLVLSRQPMFLHLISKQVPSNRLQVLSNYGCPYSGYRRFSVFNEFSKKVKGEAQINLEFKQSVKELKEKAEELKGVKEELKVRTKQTTEKLYKHVDCVWTEAEATAKKVSANVKEKVSAATEEVKETFGIGKEESSESAGTSAKDGVGAEECRKAFPGEEADKQTGTSDTTETLFGKFKSRIPSSKVSSAFQKLKEARVSEMMKKGYDVVKDELYGNTNTRKRLEHTPPPSFSGEISTKTDIAVLPSNQSRWSKKWEAIREKMQGHPLFKHFAGLSEPVVTKSHERTCGTDGRQVIVPLFTKSRMSVIPSFKKVTLQHQSRKYVVEIQVQEAIRPVLNAYMKGDIETLKKYCTSEVTNRREAEHKAFEAHGIFFDNKILHISDVEVREIKMMGTSPLIIVAFQTQQVHCIRDRNGAITEGGQDTIHTVYYAWAMRQVDPEELGGGAIYPIWKLMEMQQLGVQSLI